The following are encoded together in the Poseidonibacter lekithochrous genome:
- the trmB gene encoding tRNA (guanosine(46)-N7)-methyltransferase TrmB — protein sequence MPHIVFNKKELITTPSSHEGVDFKFIAKSYNFTDYERNTEYKVAVETQEKEFLLTIKNKDQDHMLKIDKVTRVAPVTIVKDALNSYASAVDANIVFSNTNTINVKMEPQKQYLKDINYFVDEFKTDKEIQIEIGFGSGRHLIHQAKENPDVQFIGLEIHTPSIEQALKQLELQNITNVLIVNYDARLFMEFIKSNQVGKVFVHFPVPWDKKPHRRIYSNEFINEALRVLKVGGTLELRTDSRKYFDYCTELLTNLPTGRITIDINKDLPVISKYEDRWRKQGKNIYDVVLTAASEDEQVVIDTDFSFDLEIEDYLEFIKNVSTKPIVEKGFFIHIEDLFTIENKENSGLIELTMGNFDRPVSKYILVENGKLSYYQGNPLPTSSNIKAHKKLKEIISK from the coding sequence ATGCCACATATCGTATTTAATAAAAAAGAATTAATCACTACACCTTCTTCACATGAAGGTGTAGATTTTAAATTTATAGCAAAATCGTATAATTTCACTGACTATGAAAGAAATACGGAATATAAAGTTGCTGTTGAGACTCAAGAAAAAGAGTTTTTATTAACAATTAAAAATAAAGACCAAGATCATATGCTTAAAATTGACAAGGTTACAAGAGTTGCTCCTGTAACAATTGTTAAAGATGCCTTGAACTCTTATGCAAGTGCTGTTGATGCAAATATTGTATTTTCAAATACAAATACAATCAACGTTAAAATGGAACCACAAAAACAATATTTAAAAGATATTAACTATTTTGTTGATGAGTTCAAAACAGATAAAGAGATTCAAATTGAAATTGGTTTTGGAAGTGGTAGACACCTAATTCACCAAGCAAAAGAAAATCCTGATGTTCAATTTATTGGTTTAGAGATTCATACACCTTCAATTGAACAAGCATTAAAACAATTAGAACTTCAAAATATTACAAATGTTTTAATTGTTAATTATGATGCAAGATTATTCATGGAGTTTATTAAATCTAATCAAGTTGGAAAAGTATTTGTACACTTTCCAGTTCCTTGGGATAAAAAACCACATAGAAGAATTTATTCTAATGAGTTTATCAATGAAGCATTAAGAGTTCTTAAAGTTGGTGGAACGTTAGAACTTAGAACTGATAGTAGAAAGTATTTTGATTACTGTACTGAACTTCTTACAAATCTTCCAACAGGAAGAATTACAATCGATATCAACAAAGATTTACCAGTTATTAGTAAATATGAAGATAGATGGAGAAAACAAGGTAAGAATATCTATGATGTAGTTTTAACAGCAGCTAGTGAAGATGAGCAAGTAGTAATTGATACTGATTTCTCATTTGATTTAGAAATTGAAGACTATTTAGAATTCATAAAAAATGTTTCTACGAAACCAATTGTTGAAAAAGGTTTCTTTATTCATATTGAAGATTTATTTACAATTGAGAATAAAGAAAATTCTGGATTAATTGAACTTACAATGGGTAACTTTGATAGACCTGTAAGTAAATATATTCTAGTTGAAAATGGAAAACTTTCTTATTATCAAGGAAATCCTTTACCAACTAGCTCAAATATAAAAGCACATAAAAAATTAAAAGAGATTATTAGTAAATGA
- a CDS encoding acetate uptake transporter, with translation MKENVQSMVTDTKIVDTTSNPAPLGLCAFGMTTVLLNIHNIGFTELDSMILAMGVFFGGFAQILAGLMEFKKNNTFGTTAFTAYGVFWLTLVTLIILPKMGLIDAPSKIAMGFYLSIWGLFTLMLFIGTFRISKALQFVFGSLTVLFFLLAIGDFTGNTLFTQIAGVEGVVCGLVAIYAGLAQVLNELYQDDVFPLGIVK, from the coding sequence ATGAAAGAAAATGTTCAAAGTATGGTTACAGATACAAAGATTGTAGATACTACATCTAATCCCGCACCACTTGGTTTATGCGCTTTTGGTATGACAACTGTTTTATTAAACATCCATAATATTGGATTTACAGAACTTGACAGTATGATTTTAGCAATGGGTGTATTCTTTGGTGGATTCGCTCAAATCTTAGCAGGGTTAATGGAGTTCAAAAAGAATAATACTTTTGGTACAACTGCATTTACAGCTTATGGTGTATTTTGGTTAACTTTAGTAACACTAATTATTCTACCAAAGATGGGACTAATTGATGCTCCATCAAAAATTGCAATGGGATTCTATTTATCAATTTGGGGATTATTTACATTAATGCTTTTCATTGGTACATTCAGAATTAGCAAAGCTTTACAATTTGTCTTTGGATCTTTAACTGTACTATTTTTCCTTTTAGCTATTGGTGATTTTACAGGAAATACTCTGTTTACACAAATTGCTGGTGTTGAAGGTGTTGTATGTGGTTTAGTAGCAATATATGCAGGACTTGCACAAGTTCTAAATGAATTATATCAAGATGATGTTTTTCCTCTTGGAATAGTTAAGTAG
- a CDS encoding cell division ATP-binding protein FtsE, giving the protein MIEAKNIYLSYDDNKYIIKKGNFSIKPREFIFIGGNSGSGKSTLLKSFYGEIPLKHGSLKIEGQEVLGIRGKKLRVLRKDIGIIFQDYKLINEYTIEENIMIPLKINGYSNEVSKDQANKLLAHVKLGHRAGYYPNELSGGEQQRVAVARALAHNPKIIIADEPTGNLDDYSADVVWNLLKGANEQLGITVVVVTHRVPRNLGIKFRQLSLEDGIIYEVS; this is encoded by the coding sequence ATGATAGAAGCAAAAAATATATACTTATCATACGATGATAATAAATATATTATAAAAAAAGGTAATTTTAGCATTAAGCCTAGAGAGTTCATCTTCATTGGTGGAAACTCGGGTAGTGGTAAATCTACTTTATTAAAATCATTCTATGGAGAAATCCCTTTAAAACATGGTAGTTTAAAAATTGAAGGTCAAGAAGTTCTTGGTATTCGAGGGAAAAAGCTAAGAGTTTTAAGAAAAGATATTGGTATTATATTCCAAGATTATAAACTAATCAATGAATATACTATTGAAGAAAATATCATGATACCTCTTAAAATTAATGGTTATTCAAACGAAGTATCAAAAGACCAAGCAAATAAACTACTAGCACATGTAAAACTAGGACATAGAGCTGGATATTATCCAAATGAGCTAAGTGGTGGTGAGCAACAAAGAGTTGCTGTTGCACGTGCACTTGCTCATAATCCAAAAATCATTATTGCTGATGAACCTACAGGAAATCTTGATGATTATTCTGCTGATGTTGTATGGAACCTATTAAAAGGTGCAAATGAACAACTAGGTATTACAGTAGTTGTTGTAACACATAGAGTTCCTAGAAACTTAGGAATTAAGTTTAGACAACTATCACTAGAGGATGGAATTATTTATGAAGTTTCTTAA
- a CDS encoding cell division protein FtsX — translation MKFLKNIFAFLIPLTAMLLAFSIYLLIDNVVDNYKTKISKDYSIVIVTNTPLIKDNIDELAGIKVERIQTLQKKKIINDIKSNLSNTSIKLLKRKLPNFYQIYLEVFPTTSELEKIKDTLLQNKNIRKVEVFSKNHNQTYLLLVLLNSVSFILFTIITIFAIIIIAKQVKLWFHEHSTKIAILRLHGASILYSASSVLNYAIMSSLISFITVGAFLYYVSNNMMVIFPVELQSIIDVEIDFNYELFKIFILSFSISIFTIIGVLLKYKINND, via the coding sequence ATGAAGTTTCTTAAGAATATTTTCGCATTTTTAATTCCCTTAACTGCTATGTTATTAGCATTTTCTATTTATTTATTAATAGATAATGTAGTAGATAACTATAAAACAAAGATATCAAAAGATTATTCTATTGTTATAGTTACAAATACGCCATTAATAAAAGATAATATTGATGAATTAGCAGGAATTAAAGTAGAAAGAATTCAGACTTTACAAAAAAAGAAGATTATCAACGATATCAAATCAAATCTTTCAAATACTTCTATCAAATTATTAAAAAGAAAATTACCTAACTTCTATCAAATTTATTTAGAAGTATTCCCTACGACTAGTGAATTAGAGAAAATCAAAGATACTCTTTTACAAAATAAAAACATTAGAAAAGTAGAAGTTTTCTCAAAAAACCATAATCAAACATATTTATTATTAGTTTTATTAAATAGTGTTTCATTTATTTTATTTACTATTATTACTATATTTGCCATTATAATTATTGCAAAACAGGTAAAACTTTGGTTTCACGAACATAGTACTAAAATAGCCATTTTAAGACTACATGGAGCGTCTATTCTATATAGTGCATCAAGTGTATTAAATTATGCTATTATGAGTTCACTAATATCATTTATTACAGTTGGTGCATTCTTGTATTATGTATCAAATAATATGATGGTTATATTTCCCGTAGAACTACAGTCAATTATTGATGTTGAAATCGATTTTAACTATGAGTTATTCAAAATATTTATACTATCATTTAGTATTTCTATTTTTACAATTATTGGGGTTTTATTAAAATATAAAATAAATAATGACTAA
- a CDS encoding methylenetetrahydrofolate reductase — protein MLTDKIRTKQSGILLYGITPPKVKHTSEEIEVIAKKHVDRISKLDIDGLVLYDIQDESDRTDEKRPFPFIKTLNPCEYSKKYLQDLKTPRIVYRAVGNFTSEKFTAWLEETKQSQVHSVFVGAASHEQQNNITLREAYSLKREVNDNLCLGGITIPERHTKKHNEHERVFAKIDSSCEYFITQCVYDLEAAKIFLSDYAKYSKENNKEMVPIIFTLTPCGSAKTLDFMKWLGINIPNYLEEDLKDSGNILEESVRLSKMFFEELYIFGKKRGIPVGCNVESVAIRKEEIDASVDLLNEVKKIIKDNE, from the coding sequence ATGTTAACAGATAAAATAAGAACAAAACAAAGTGGTATTTTATTATACGGTATCACACCTCCAAAAGTAAAACATACATCTGAAGAGATCGAAGTTATTGCTAAAAAACATGTTGATAGAATTTCAAAATTAGACATTGATGGTTTAGTTTTATATGATATTCAAGATGAATCAGACAGAACAGATGAAAAAAGACCTTTCCCTTTTATCAAAACTCTAAATCCTTGTGAGTACTCAAAAAAATATTTACAAGATTTAAAAACTCCAAGAATTGTATATAGAGCTGTGGGAAATTTCACTAGTGAAAAATTTACTGCATGGTTAGAAGAGACTAAACAAAGCCAAGTGCACTCTGTATTTGTTGGAGCTGCTTCACATGAACAGCAAAACAATATTACTCTAAGAGAAGCTTATAGTTTAAAAAGAGAAGTAAATGATAACTTATGTTTAGGTGGAATTACAATTCCAGAAAGACATACAAAAAAACATAATGAACATGAAAGAGTATTCGCAAAAATTGATAGTTCTTGTGAATATTTTATTACTCAATGTGTTTACGACTTAGAAGCTGCAAAGATCTTCTTAAGTGATTATGCTAAATACTCAAAAGAGAATAATAAAGAAATGGTTCCTATTATTTTCACATTAACTCCTTGTGGAAGTGCTAAAACATTAGACTTTATGAAATGGTTAGGGATTAATATTCCAAATTATTTAGAAGAGGATTTAAAAGATTCTGGAAATATTCTAGAAGAATCAGTAAGATTATCTAAAATGTTCTTTGAGGAATTATATATCTTTGGTAAAAAAAGAGGTATTCCAGTTGGTTGTAACGTTGAGAGTGTTGCAATTAGAAAAGAAGAAATTGATGCTTCAGTAGATTTATTAAATGAAGTAAAAAAGATTATCAAAGATAACGAATAA
- a CDS encoding murein hydrolase activator EnvC family protein: MTKLFLALIIIINYSYASTKTIDKKIHNNQSILNKSASKKKQTALKIKGLSDKINKQNRNIIKLERDIKRVNTDIDKHTILLSESKNKIKQLKKKSTNLIREKKGNEEQIVDTIIEDFSTSIALKLASKNSLKEMVDSEVYTILSENSKDQILKLNNNYDLLTNNTKVNEKKIKKISSYIKDRQKTKKTLNTLKTKHSKSLIDLEQQHKSYQKELKNVIQKQQSLQNLLSKLNILKEKEIKKEKAKRARLARLAALKKKKQKKSTKTNSIDTAEVRNQKYAKNLNLDVRKIGSSTAGVKITRYRGRKTIAPLKSFKVVKKFGTYYDPIYKIKLFNESVVLKTRKKKAKVVSVLNGKVVYAKKNAGMLENVVIVQHQNGLHTIYSHLDEIAPTLKVGKWIKKGYVIGRVNNNLTFQATKNSSHINPKDLFRI; encoded by the coding sequence ATGACTAAACTATTTCTTGCATTAATTATAATAATTAACTATTCGTATGCATCTACGAAAACTATTGATAAGAAGATTCATAATAATCAAAGTATCTTAAATAAGAGTGCCTCAAAAAAGAAGCAAACAGCTCTAAAAATAAAAGGTCTTTCTGACAAAATCAATAAACAAAATAGAAATATTATAAAATTAGAAAGAGATATTAAAAGAGTTAATACTGATATTGATAAACATACTATTTTATTATCAGAATCAAAAAATAAAATAAAACAACTAAAGAAAAAATCTACTAACTTAATCAGAGAAAAAAAAGGAAATGAAGAACAAATCGTTGATACAATCATCGAAGATTTTTCTACTTCTATTGCTTTAAAACTAGCTTCTAAAAATAGTTTAAAAGAGATGGTTGATAGTGAAGTTTATACTATTCTTTCTGAAAACTCTAAAGATCAAATATTAAAACTAAACAATAATTATGATTTACTAACTAACAATACGAAAGTAAATGAGAAGAAAATTAAAAAGATTTCTTCGTATATTAAAGATAGACAAAAAACAAAAAAGACTTTAAATACTTTAAAAACAAAACACTCTAAGTCTTTAATAGATTTAGAACAACAACATAAGTCTTATCAAAAAGAATTAAAAAACGTAATTCAAAAACAACAATCTTTACAAAACCTTCTTTCAAAGCTAAATATTTTAAAAGAAAAAGAGATCAAAAAAGAGAAAGCTAAAAGAGCTAGATTAGCAAGACTTGCTGCCTTAAAAAAGAAGAAACAGAAAAAAAGCACAAAGACAAACTCAATTGACACAGCAGAGGTTAGAAATCAAAAGTATGCTAAGAACTTAAACCTAGATGTTAGAAAAATTGGTTCTTCAACTGCTGGTGTAAAAATCACTAGATATAGAGGTAGAAAAACTATAGCTCCTCTAAAATCATTTAAAGTAGTGAAAAAATTCGGTACTTATTATGATCCAATTTATAAAATTAAACTATTTAATGAATCTGTTGTATTAAAAACAAGAAAGAAAAAAGCTAAAGTAGTATCAGTATTAAATGGTAAAGTTGTATATGCTAAGAAAAATGCTGGTATGTTAGAAAACGTTGTAATTGTGCAACATCAAAACGGATTACATACAATCTACTCTCACTTAGATGAAATAGCTCCAACTCTAAAAGTTGGAAAATGGATTAAAAAAGGATATGTTATTGGTAGAGTTAATAACAACCTTACATTCCAAGCTACTAAAAACTCATCTCATATTAACCCAAAAGACTTATTTAGAATATAG
- a CDS encoding energy transducer TonB produces MKIIIFAFVVSISLHLLLFKQYKIEKAAQTKTNKNIDHKKSNVQFVKLKQIAPKPIKKEIKKVEPKKIVEIKKPAIKKPIVKKKVKKQITRTLPKKYIKTKKTVTYQKKRVKKPTPVKQVQKRKTIQEKTLEDFLSQKEPVNNKVLNELQRLYGREYQTFTKVQKAYLEKNLNNFQVITQRVLTRLGYPKLAAKLRLSGKNIVEFMYYPNGNIKNLKITNSSGYAVFDDYSLKLIEIAYKDYPRPKTPTKLKFQVHYRIY; encoded by the coding sequence ATGAAAATAATTATATTTGCCTTTGTTGTATCCATTTCCCTGCACTTATTACTATTTAAACAATATAAAATTGAAAAAGCTGCGCAAACTAAAACAAATAAAAATATAGACCATAAAAAATCAAATGTACAATTTGTAAAACTAAAACAAATCGCGCCAAAGCCCATAAAAAAAGAGATTAAAAAAGTAGAGCCAAAAAAAATAGTTGAAATTAAAAAACCAGCTATAAAAAAGCCTATTGTAAAAAAGAAAGTAAAAAAACAGATAACAAGAACTTTACCAAAAAAATATATCAAAACTAAAAAAACTGTAACTTATCAGAAAAAAAGAGTAAAAAAGCCAACACCTGTAAAACAAGTTCAAAAAAGAAAAACAATACAAGAAAAAACCCTTGAAGATTTTCTATCACAAAAAGAGCCTGTAAATAATAAAGTTTTAAATGAACTACAAAGGTTATATGGAAGAGAATATCAAACCTTTACAAAGGTGCAAAAAGCATATTTAGAAAAGAATCTTAACAATTTTCAAGTAATTACACAAAGGGTTTTAACAAGACTTGGATATCCTAAGTTAGCAGCAAAATTAAGATTATCTGGGAAAAATATAGTAGAATTTATGTATTATCCAAATGGTAATATTAAAAATCTTAAAATTACCAATTCATCTGGTTATGCTGTATTTGATGACTATTCATTAAAATTAATAGAAATTGCATACAAAGATTATCCTAGGCCTAAAACACCTACAAAACTAAAATTTCAAGTTCATTATAGAATATACTAA
- a CDS encoding RluA family pseudouridine synthase, whose product MDKNFIVQEANRLDKFLASQIDASRNQIEQLIKKEFVKVDGKTVSKTGLKLKENQEIEVHFPQAELNPVKDEEFVKESLKDKNVKIIYEDDHILVVNKPAGLTVHDAPSVKDATLVDWLKLKNISLSTISGEERHGIVHRLDKGTTGVMVVAKTNEAHVGLSKQLEAKSMGRYYLAVIDLPLKDNIIIEKPIGRNPNNRLKMSIESNGRNAKSAFAKIALSKNEKFELVAAKLFTGRTHQIRVHLGSINRHILGDNLYGFKGELNKINRFYLHAYNLYLTHPITNEDMSFKADLPEDINNFLNNNFQMEMINDNISENDIISSFTSFT is encoded by the coding sequence ATGGATAAAAATTTTATTGTTCAAGAAGCAAATAGATTAGATAAATTTCTGGCATCACAGATTGATGCTTCAAGAAATCAAATAGAACAACTTATAAAAAAAGAGTTTGTTAAAGTAGATGGTAAGACGGTTTCTAAAACTGGTCTAAAATTAAAAGAAAATCAAGAGATTGAAGTGCATTTTCCTCAAGCTGAGTTAAATCCAGTGAAAGATGAAGAGTTTGTAAAAGAATCACTAAAAGATAAAAATGTAAAAATAATATATGAAGATGATCATATTCTTGTAGTAAATAAACCAGCTGGTTTAACAGTACATGATGCTCCAAGTGTAAAAGATGCAACTCTTGTAGATTGGTTAAAACTAAAAAACATTTCTCTCTCAACTATTTCAGGAGAAGAGCGACATGGAATTGTACATAGATTAGATAAAGGAACAACTGGAGTAATGGTTGTTGCTAAAACTAATGAAGCACATGTTGGATTATCAAAACAATTAGAAGCTAAATCAATGGGTAGATATTACTTGGCAGTTATTGATTTACCTCTTAAAGATAATATAATAATCGAAAAACCAATAGGAAGAAATCCAAATAATAGACTAAAAATGTCTATTGAATCTAATGGTAGAAATGCTAAATCAGCATTCGCAAAAATTGCTCTTAGTAAGAATGAAAAATTTGAACTAGTTGCTGCAAAATTATTTACAGGTAGAACACACCAAATCAGAGTACATTTAGGCTCGATAAATAGGCATATTCTAGGTGATAATTTATATGGTTTTAAGGGCGAATTAAATAAAATAAATAGATTTTATTTACACGCATATAATCTATACTTAACTCACCCTATCACAAATGAAGATATGAGTTTCAAAGCAGATTTACCAGAAGACATAAATAATTTTTTAAATAACAACTTTCAAATGGAGATGATAAATGACAACATTAGTGAAAACGACATCATTAGCAGCTTCACTTCTTTTACTTAG
- the speB gene encoding agmatinase has translation MKAQSNTFIGFEENFEESQAVLFGVPFDGTTSFKPGARFAPSAMREDSWAIESYSPYLDKDLEDLSLFDFGNLELPFGDKMNALRMIEETVDEIVQAGKKPIMIGGEHLVSYAPVKSLVKKYPDLNIIHFDAHTDLRRDYLGEEFSHATVLRRIYDLVGDGKLNQFCIRSGLKEEFEWAKEHAHLEKFTFNTLESRVEALINEPVYITIDLDVFDPSVFPGTGTPEPGGINFHQMLEIIGTLSKLENVVGIDVVELSPKHDASGVSTAVACKTLRELVLATIK, from the coding sequence ATGAAAGCACAAAGTAATACTTTTATAGGATTTGAAGAAAATTTTGAAGAGTCACAAGCTGTATTATTTGGAGTACCCTTTGATGGAACTACTTCATTTAAACCAGGTGCTAGATTTGCACCAAGTGCAATGAGAGAAGATTCTTGGGCTATTGAGAGTTATTCTCCTTATTTAGATAAAGATTTAGAAGATTTATCTCTATTTGATTTTGGAAATCTAGAATTACCTTTTGGTGATAAAATGAATGCTTTACGAATGATTGAAGAAACAGTTGATGAAATCGTACAAGCAGGAAAAAAACCAATTATGATTGGAGGAGAACATTTAGTTTCTTATGCTCCTGTAAAATCATTAGTGAAAAAATATCCAGATTTAAATATCATTCATTTTGATGCTCACACAGATTTAAGAAGAGATTATTTAGGGGAAGAATTTTCACATGCTACGGTTTTGCGAAGAATATATGATTTAGTTGGAGATGGTAAATTAAATCAATTCTGTATTCGGTCAGGACTTAAAGAAGAGTTTGAATGGGCAAAAGAACATGCACACCTAGAAAAGTTCACTTTTAATACTCTAGAGAGTAGGGTAGAAGCTCTAATTAATGAACCTGTATATATTACTATAGATTTAGACGTTTTTGATCCTTCTGTATTTCCTGGGACTGGAACGCCGGAGCCTGGTGGAATTAATTTTCATCAGATGTTAGAAATTATTGGTACTTTATCAAAATTAGAGAATGTAGTAGGTATTGATGTTGTTGAATTGAGTCCAAAACATGATGCTAGTGGAGTATCTACAGCAGTTGCTTGTAAGACTTTAAGAGAGTTGGTATTAGCAACAATAAAGTAA
- the hemL gene encoding glutamate-1-semialdehyde 2,1-aminomutase encodes MFDNSVKAYEEACEVIPGGVDSPVRAFKSVGGTPPFIDRGEGAYLFDVDNNKYLDFVQSWGPLIFGHCDKDIEEAVIATAKKGLSFGAPTTLETELANEIVDMYDYIDKVRFVSSGTEAVMSAIRLARGVTGKNDILKFEGCYHGHSDSLLVQAGSGMATFGAPSSPGVPADLTKHTLLCEYNNIENLKKCFEDSNDISCIIIEPIAGNMGLVPASPEFLKVCRELCDANGALLIFDEVMTGFRASLTGASGILETKADIITFGKVIGAGMPVGAFASNKEIMGHLSPDGAVYQAGTLSGNPVAMSAGLVSLRKLKANPEIYAALNEKASRLVAGLKEVAEQNNIGLQVDTRGSMFGFFFADKMPTNFKEVTDFCDFERFGKFHHEMIKRGFYFACSQYEAGFICTVITDEDIDACINAASEVMKNL; translated from the coding sequence ATGTTTGATAATTCAGTTAAAGCATACGAAGAAGCTTGTGAAGTAATTCCTGGTGGGGTTGATTCACCAGTTAGAGCATTTAAAAGTGTAGGAGGAACTCCACCGTTTATTGATAGAGGTGAGGGTGCTTATCTTTTTGATGTTGATAACAACAAATACTTAGATTTTGTACAATCTTGGGGACCACTAATTTTTGGTCATTGTGATAAAGATATTGAAGAAGCAGTAATTGCAACTGCAAAAAAAGGTCTTTCTTTTGGAGCACCAACTACATTAGAAACTGAATTAGCAAATGAAATTGTTGATATGTATGATTACATTGATAAAGTTAGATTTGTAAGTTCAGGAACTGAGGCAGTTATGTCTGCTATTAGACTTGCTCGTGGTGTTACTGGTAAGAATGATATTTTAAAATTTGAGGGTTGTTACCACGGTCACTCTGATTCATTATTAGTTCAAGCTGGTTCTGGTATGGCTACATTTGGAGCACCAAGTTCTCCTGGAGTTCCTGCTGATTTAACTAAACACACTTTATTATGTGAATATAACAATATTGAAAACTTAAAAAAATGTTTTGAAGACTCAAATGATATCTCTTGTATTATTATTGAGCCAATTGCTGGAAATATGGGATTAGTTCCTGCTTCACCAGAATTCTTAAAGGTTTGTAGAGAATTATGTGATGCTAATGGTGCATTATTAATTTTTGACGAAGTAATGACAGGGTTTAGAGCCTCTTTAACAGGTGCTAGTGGAATCTTAGAAACTAAAGCTGATATTATTACATTTGGTAAAGTAATTGGTGCAGGTATGCCTGTAGGTGCATTTGCTTCAAATAAAGAAATCATGGGTCACTTATCACCAGATGGAGCTGTTTACCAAGCAGGTACATTAAGTGGAAATCCAGTTGCTATGAGTGCTGGTTTAGTTTCTCTTAGAAAATTAAAAGCAAATCCAGAAATTTATGCAGCTTTAAATGAAAAAGCTTCAAGATTAGTTGCTGGACTTAAAGAAGTTGCAGAACAAAATAATATCGGTCTTCAAGTGGATACAAGAGGTTCAATGTTTGGATTCTTCTTCGCTGATAAAATGCCAACAAACTTCAAAGAAGTTACTGATTTTTGTGACTTTGAAAGATTTGGTAAATTCCACCACGAAATGATTAAAAGAGGTTTCTATTTTGCTTGTTCTCAATATGAAGCTGGATTTATTTGTACAGTAATTACTGATGAAGATATTGATGCTTGTATAAATGCAGCATCAGAAGTTATGAAAAATTTATAA
- a CDS encoding FtsW/RodA/SpoVE family cell cycle protein, whose amino-acid sequence MRLFDKRIISHFDYLLIIFVLPLVFLSHHLISETNEILANKQLIYFTISFFAFAVVFILPIRKKLRIIPFLYWLGIILLLAVEFWGVTKLGAKRWLPMPILNTTIQPSELIKPIYILMLGYLIHSRPPPKNGYGFIDFMYFSFYILLPFLLIAKEPDLGTALVMLLVGYGILFIIGVNWKIWAGIILTIAISSPFMYTYLIKDYQKKRIKDFISEKPSYHVQQSIIAIGSGGLVGKLSEDATQTQLKFLPIATSDFIFAYFVERYGFLGSVGLIFIYVLLIMHLLTMNYYFKDDYVIRAFASGLALLLFLNMSVNILMVIGFAPVVGLPLPLFSYGGSSFINFAVIFAILENLLAFRYMDMYNYERKL is encoded by the coding sequence ATGCGTTTATTTGATAAGAGAATTATATCCCATTTTGATTATTTGTTAATCATTTTTGTTTTACCATTGGTGTTTTTATCACATCACCTAATCAGTGAAACAAATGAAATATTAGCGAATAAACAATTAATCTACTTTACAATTTCATTTTTTGCCTTTGCAGTAGTCTTCATTTTGCCTATAAGAAAGAAGTTAAGAATCATACCTTTTCTTTATTGGCTTGGAATTATTTTACTACTAGCGGTTGAATTTTGGGGTGTTACAAAACTTGGTGCAAAAAGATGGCTTCCTATGCCTATTTTGAATACGACTATACAACCATCAGAGTTGATAAAACCTATATATATTTTAATGTTAGGTTATTTAATACACAGTAGACCACCCCCTAAAAATGGCTATGGATTTATTGATTTTATGTATTTTTCATTTTATATTTTGTTGCCATTTCTTTTAATTGCAAAAGAGCCAGACTTAGGAACAGCTCTTGTTATGCTTTTAGTTGGTTATGGAATTTTATTTATTATTGGTGTAAATTGGAAAATTTGGGCAGGAATTATTTTGACAATTGCCATTTCTTCTCCCTTTATGTATACATATTTAATCAAAGATTATCAGAAAAAAAGAATTAAAGATTTTATTTCTGAAAAACCTAGTTATCACGTACAACAATCAATTATTGCCATAGGTTCAGGTGGTTTAGTTGGTAAATTAAGTGAGGATGCAACTCAAACACAGTTAAAATTTTTGCCAATTGCAACTAGTGATTTTATTTTTGCATATTTTGTTGAAAGATATGGGTTTTTAGGTTCAGTAGGCTTGATATTTATTTATGTTTTACTGATTATGCACTTACTAACCATGAACTATTATTTCAAAGATGATTACGTCATACGGGCGTTTGCTTCAGGGCTTGCGCTATTGTTGTTTTTGAATATGAGTGTAAATATACTTATGGTTATTGGTTTTGCTCCAGTTGTTGGATTACCATTGCCATTGTTTTCCTATGGTGGGAGTTCTTTTATTAATTTTGCTGTAATATTCGCAATATTAGAAAATTTATTAGCATTTAGATACATGGATATGTACAATTATGAGAGGAAATTATAA